GCGGCTTCGGCATCGGTTTCGTCTTCAAGACCTCGTTCGACAAGGCCAACCGCACCAGCGCCAAGAGCCCGCGCGGGAAGGGGCTTGCCGCCGCGCTGCCGGTCTTTCGCGCGATCCGCAAGGAGATCGGCTGTCCCGTGATCACCGACGTGCACGAACCCGCCCAATGCGCCGAGGTCGCGAAGGCGGTCGACGCCCTGCAAATTCCCGCGTTTCTCTGCCGCCAGACCGATCTGCTGGTGGCCGCCGCCAAAACCGGCAAGCCCATCAACGTGAAGAAGGGCCAGTTCCTCGCGCCCTGGGACATGGCCAACGTCGCGGCCAAGATCGCGGGCGCCGGCAACAAGAACATTCTTCTTTGCGAGCGTGGCGCGAGTTTCGGCTACAACGCGCTGGTCGCCGACATGCGCGCACTGCCGATCCTCGCTCAGACCGGTTATCCGGTCGTGTTCGACGCCACCCATTCGGTCCAGCATCCGGGAGGGAAGGGCTCCGTCTCGGGCGGCGATCGGCGCTTCGCACCCGTCTTGGCGCGCGCCGCCGTGGCGGTCGGGGTGGCCGGGGTTTTCCTCGAAACCCACCGCGACCCGGACAAGGCGCCGAGCGACGGACCGAACATGATTCAATTCAGTCGCTTAAAAGGTATTCTTGGAATGCTGACGGAGATCGACGCGCTGGCGAAGAAAAATCCCGTCGCTATTTGAATCGAAAAATCACGTTCAATTTATAACTAACTGGAAACATGTGTTTTTTTATAAACTCCATCTCCAGCCGCCATTGGGGATAACCCGGCAAGGACCGCAGAAACAACCATGTCCGAGATCGTCCGAATTTCCGCTCGCGAAATCCTCGATTCCCGGGGCAACCCGACCGTCGAGGTAGACGTCCTCCTCGCTAACGGGGTGATCGGGCGGGCGGCGGTGCCCTCGGGGGCCTCGACCGGTACCCACGAGGCCGTTGAACTGCGCGACAACGACCCGAAGCGCTATGGCGGCAAGGGCGTGAAGAAGGCGCTCGCCGCCGCGACGGGGCCTATCTTCCAGGCGATCAAGGGCCGCGATCCGGCCGAGCGCGAAGCCATCGACCGCGCCATGATCGCCCTCGACGGCACCCCCAACAAAGGGAAGCTCGGCGCCAACGCCATCCTCGGCGTCAGCCTCGCCTGCGCCCACGCGGCGGCAAGGGACAAGGGGCTGCCGCTCTATCGCCACATCGGCGGCGAGAACGCCAACGTTCTGCCGGTGCCGCTGATGAACATCGTCAATGGCGGCGCCCACGCGGACAATCCGCTCGACATCCAGGAGTTCATGATCGCGCCGGTCGGCGCGCCGACGTTCGCGGAAGCGCTGCGCATGGGTGCCGAGGTTTTCCATGCCCTGAAAAAAGCTCTCAAGGACGCCGGCCACAACACCAACGTCGGCGACGAAGGGGGCTTCGCCCCCGGTCTCAGTAACGCCGAGGAGACCTTGGGCTTTATCGCCAAGGCAATCGAAA
The Rhodospirillales bacterium DNA segment above includes these coding regions:
- a CDS encoding 3-deoxy-8-phosphooctulonate synthase; translated protein: MSAQKHIKIGRVAFGNDLPLALIAGPCVLESRAHALDMAGALAELCRGFGIGFVFKTSFDKANRTSAKSPRGKGLAAALPVFRAIRKEIGCPVITDVHEPAQCAEVAKAVDALQIPAFLCRQTDLLVAAAKTGKPINVKKGQFLAPWDMANVAAKIAGAGNKNILLCERGASFGYNALVADMRALPILAQTGYPVVFDATHSVQHPGGKGSVSGGDRRFAPVLARAAVAVGVAGVFLETHRDPDKAPSDGPNMIQFSRLKGILGMLTEIDALAKKNPVAI
- a CDS encoding phosphopyruvate hydratase, giving the protein MSEIVRISAREILDSRGNPTVEVDVLLANGVIGRAAVPSGASTGTHEAVELRDNDPKRYGGKGVKKALAAATGPIFQAIKGRDPAEREAIDRAMIALDGTPNKGKLGANAILGVSLACAHAAARDKGLPLYRHIGGENANVLPVPLMNIVNGGAHADNPLDIQEFMIAPVGAPTFAEALRMGAEVFHALKKALKDAGHNTNVGDEGGFAPGLSNAEETLGFIAKAIEKAGYRPGEHVALALDSASNEFFRNDVYDLEGEGKKLDSAGMVKFYDGLCRRYPILSIEDGLAEDDWQGWKVLTDTLGKKVQLVGDDLFVTNPARLKDGIGRGVANAILIKVNQIGTLSETLETIQIARKAGYRSVISHRSGETEDCTIADIAVATNAGQIKTGSLSRSDRLAKYNQLLRIEEELGPAARYLGRAA